From the genome of Paludisphaera mucosa:
ATGCCCGGCGACTTCCTCACGGTGTTAACCTACGCAAACCCCGTTCCGTGCCCACGCTCCTTCACGAGCCTCAGCCGGCGATGAGGCGGGCCCGGGTCTGGCCGGCCTCCTCGACGGGGGTCGCGCCGAAGAGCCGTTTGAACTCCCGGCTGAACTGCGAGGGGCTCTCGTAGCCGACGGCCCTCGCGGCGGCGCCCGCGTTGTAGCCATCGTGGGCCATGAGCCGCCGGGCCCGGTCGAGGCGGATCCGCTTCAGGTACTGGAGCGGCGAGCTGGCCGTCACGAGCTTGAAGTGCTGGTGGAAGACGGCGGCGCTCATGCCCGCCCGCCGCGCCAGCTCCTCGACGCCGAGCGGCCGGGCGTGCTCGGCGTGGATGTATCTGACGACCCGGGCGATGCGGGCGAAGTGGTCGTCCCGGCTGGCCAGGGCGCGGAGCGAGCCGCCCTGCTCGCCGAGGAGCACCCGATACGCGATCTCGCGGACCATCTGTCGGCCGAGGATTCGGCTGTCGAGGGGGCTCTTGAGGCACTCCAGGAGGCGGACGACCGCCCCGCACAGGTCCTCGCCCATCGGGGTCGTCGAGAGGCCCCGGGGCGTCGGCCCGACGGGGGCCGAAAGCTCGTCCATCTCGAGGATCAACTCGCCGAGCATGGCCGGCTCGACGTCGACGGCGACGATGAGGATGGGCTCCTCCGGGCTGGCGTCCGCCTCGCACTCGGCCGGCATCGGCACCGACGAGACGAGGTAGTTGAACGCGTCGTACGTGTAGACCTCGTCGCCGAGGTAGGCCCGCTTCCGGCCCTGGCCGACGATGACGATGTTCGGGTGATAGACCATCGGGGCCCGCGCGAGCGGCTCCGACCTGCGGAGGACCCGGACTCCGTCCACGGCCGTCGGATGCAGCCCTTCCTGCACGGCCACCTCGTCCAGCAACGCGGCGAGACGCCGGCGGACCTCGTGCGGGCCTTCCGCCCCGTTTCCCGTCTTCATGGGATTTGTCATAGCTTTAGGATACGAGAATCCGCATCAAAACGGCAATCGTCGCGCCATCACGGAGGATTAGGCAAAGGTTTCAGAGGAACGTTCCTTTCCCCCGGGGGGTGGTCGGCCTCTAATGAAAGGGTCGGGGGCGGGCCGCCTCGGGCATGAGTCGGACGTCGCCCCCAACCCAGGAGGAAGAGCGATGCAGAAACGGAAACTCGGAGACGGCGGGCTGGAAGTCTCGGCCCTCGGGCTGGGCTGCATGGGGATGAGCTTCTCCTACGGCCCGCCCAAGGACGTCGCGGAGATGACCTCGCTCCTGCACGCCGCCGTCGAGCGCGGCGTCACGTTCTTCGACACGGCGGAGATCTACGGGCCGTTCCTGAACGAGGAGCTGGTGGGCGAGGCCCTGGCCCCGCTCAAGGGCCGGGTGGTCGTCGCCACCAAGTTCGGCTTCGACCTGAGCGGCGAGGATAAGCGGCCGGGGGCCGCCGGGCTGGACAGCCGGCCCGAGCACGTCAAACAGGCCGTCGAGGGCTCGCTCAAGCGACTCCGGGTCGAGACCATCGACCTGCTCTATCAGCACCGGGTCGACCCGGACGTGCCCATCGAGGACGTCGCCGGCGCGGTGAAGGAGCTCATCCAGCAGGGGAAGGTCAAGCACTTCGGGCTCTCCGAGGCCGGCGTCCAGACGATCCGCCGCGCCCACGCCGTCCAGCCGGTCGCGGCGCTCCAGAGCGAGTACTCGCTCTGGTGGCGGAAACCCGAAGCGGAAGTCATCCCGACGCTCGAAGAGCTGGGCATCGGCCTGGTCCCCTACAGCCCGCTCGGCAAGGGGTTCCTCACGGGCAAGATCGACGAGAAGGCCACCTTCGAAGGCACGGACTTCCGCAGCATGCTGCCGCGCTTCACGCCCGAAGCCCTGAAGGCGAATCAGGTCCTCATCGACCTCCTCGGCGGCATCGCCCGGCGGAAGGATGCGACCCCGGCGCAGGTGGCCCTCGCGTGGCTCCTCGCGCAGAAGCCCTGGATCGTCCCCATCCCCGGCACGACGAAGCTCCACCGCCTCGACGAGAACCTCGGGGCCCTCGCCGTCGAGCTGACGCCCGACGACCTCCGCGACATCGACGCCGCCGCCGCGAAAATCACGGTCGAGGGGGCCCGCTACCCCGAGAAGTTCGAGCGCATGTCCGGCCGCTGAAATGCGGGACGGCCTCCCTGAACGGGGCGACTTGCATGGCGATCTTGAATGACCGCGACGACGACCAGGCCCCCACATCGCCGGATCGTCGCCGCTTCCTCGCCGCGGGACTGGCCCTGGCCGGGACGCCGTCGCTGGCCCGCGGCGCGGCGGCCGACCCACCCACTCGACACCCGGAGGTCCGCATGGAAATCCAGCGAAACGGCTCTCAACCTTCCCGGAAGGGGCCTGCCG
Proteins encoded in this window:
- a CDS encoding aldo/keto reductase; the encoded protein is MQKRKLGDGGLEVSALGLGCMGMSFSYGPPKDVAEMTSLLHAAVERGVTFFDTAEIYGPFLNEELVGEALAPLKGRVVVATKFGFDLSGEDKRPGAAGLDSRPEHVKQAVEGSLKRLRVETIDLLYQHRVDPDVPIEDVAGAVKELIQQGKVKHFGLSEAGVQTIRRAHAVQPVAALQSEYSLWWRKPEAEVIPTLEELGIGLVPYSPLGKGFLTGKIDEKATFEGTDFRSMLPRFTPEALKANQVLIDLLGGIARRKDATPAQVALAWLLAQKPWIVPIPGTTKLHRLDENLGALAVELTPDDLRDIDAAAAKITVEGARYPEKFERMSGR
- a CDS encoding AraC family transcriptional regulator, with the protein product MKTGNGAEGPHEVRRRLAALLDEVAVQEGLHPTAVDGVRVLRRSEPLARAPMVYHPNIVIVGQGRKRAYLGDEVYTYDAFNYLVSSVPMPAECEADASPEEPILIVAVDVEPAMLGELILEMDELSAPVGPTPRGLSTTPMGEDLCGAVVRLLECLKSPLDSRILGRQMVREIAYRVLLGEQGGSLRALASRDDHFARIARVVRYIHAEHARPLGVEELARRAGMSAAVFHQHFKLVTASSPLQYLKRIRLDRARRLMAHDGYNAGAAARAVGYESPSQFSREFKRLFGATPVEEAGQTRARLIAG